In Canis aureus isolate CA01 chromosome 12, VMU_Caureus_v.1.0, whole genome shotgun sequence, a genomic segment contains:
- the LOC144280770 gene encoding prosaposin-like isoform X1, whose product MTSWALLLLASVLLATPGLTFSGLTPEDHDDLSTVDMCQEEHFFEVPAQEASKDDQMIFTCIPCKIIIRLLMKYLGEYITEEAIKHAASLLCEETFVLTHLCHKIITKYLSDITLRILNDKSPQAICMKLGMCRPDIGLTLSGLTPEDHDDLFTADMCQEEHFFEVLAQLAAKGDPQFNQCDLCKLIVNWLKNCLGGNLIQKAFEKVASLVCSKFPFLENHCKETIRKFLGEITYCIVNVEPAKRICVILRICSPRQVIKKLGPYSTPGRSTESPAGTASSCLPKSRTDPPVSLS is encoded by the exons ATGACCTCCTGGGCCCTCCTGCTCCTCGCCTCGGTGCTCCTGGCCACCCCAG GTCTGACTTTTTCTGGTCTGACTCCTGAGGACCATGATGATCTGTCCACGGTTGACATGTGTCAGGAAGAGCACTTCTTTGAGGTCCCGGCTCAGGAGGCATCCAAG GATGACCAGATGATCTTCACCTGTATACCTTGTAAGATTATAATCAGGTTGCTGATGAAATACCTGGGAGAGTATATCACAGAG GAAGCCATCAAGCATGCTGCATCTCTCCTGTGCGAGGAGACATTTGTGTTGACCCATTTATGCCACAAAATAATCACTAAATATCTTAGTGACATCACCCTGCGTATCCTGAATGACAAATCCCCTCAGGCAATCTGTATGAAACTCGGGATGTGCAGACCTGATATAG GTCTGACCTTATCTGGTCTGACTCCTGAGGACCATGATGACCTATTCACCGCTGACATGTGTCAGGAAGAGCACTTCTTCGAGGTCCTGGCCCAGCTGGCAGCCAAG GGTGACCCTCAGTTCAACCAATGCGATTTATGTAAATTGATAGTTAACTGGCTGAAGAATTGCCTAGGTGGTAACCTAATTCAG AAAGCCTTTGAAAAAGTTGCATCACTGGTGTGCTCAAAGTTTCCGTTCCTGGAAAATCACTGCAAAGAAACCATCCGCAAATTTCTGGGGGAAATCACTTACTGCATCGTGAATGTTGAACCTGCGAAGCGAATCTGTGTGATACTCAGGATATGCTCCCCTAGGCAG GTGATCAAGAAACTGGGACCTTACTCCACCCCGGGGAGAAGCACAGAGTCTCCAGCAGGCACCGCCAGCTCCTGCCTTCCTAAATCCAGGACGGACCCTCCAGTTTCTCTCAGCTAG
- the LOC144280770 gene encoding prosaposin-like isoform X2 gives MTSWALLLLASVLLATPGLTFSGLTPEDHDDLSTVDMCQEEHFFEVPAQEASKEAIKHAASLLCEETFVLTHLCHKIITKYLSDITLRILNDKSPQAICMKLGMCRPDIGLTLSGLTPEDHDDLFTADMCQEEHFFEVLAQLAAKGDPQFNQCDLCKLIVNWLKNCLGGNLIQKAFEKVASLVCSKFPFLENHCKETIRKFLGEITYCIVNVEPAKRICVILRICSPRQVIKKLGPYSTPGRSTESPAGTASSCLPKSRTDPPVSLS, from the exons ATGACCTCCTGGGCCCTCCTGCTCCTCGCCTCGGTGCTCCTGGCCACCCCAG GTCTGACTTTTTCTGGTCTGACTCCTGAGGACCATGATGATCTGTCCACGGTTGACATGTGTCAGGAAGAGCACTTCTTTGAGGTCCCGGCTCAGGAGGCATCCAAG GAAGCCATCAAGCATGCTGCATCTCTCCTGTGCGAGGAGACATTTGTGTTGACCCATTTATGCCACAAAATAATCACTAAATATCTTAGTGACATCACCCTGCGTATCCTGAATGACAAATCCCCTCAGGCAATCTGTATGAAACTCGGGATGTGCAGACCTGATATAG GTCTGACCTTATCTGGTCTGACTCCTGAGGACCATGATGACCTATTCACCGCTGACATGTGTCAGGAAGAGCACTTCTTCGAGGTCCTGGCCCAGCTGGCAGCCAAG GGTGACCCTCAGTTCAACCAATGCGATTTATGTAAATTGATAGTTAACTGGCTGAAGAATTGCCTAGGTGGTAACCTAATTCAG AAAGCCTTTGAAAAAGTTGCATCACTGGTGTGCTCAAAGTTTCCGTTCCTGGAAAATCACTGCAAAGAAACCATCCGCAAATTTCTGGGGGAAATCACTTACTGCATCGTGAATGTTGAACCTGCGAAGCGAATCTGTGTGATACTCAGGATATGCTCCCCTAGGCAG GTGATCAAGAAACTGGGACCTTACTCCACCCCGGGGAGAAGCACAGAGTCTCCAGCAGGCACCGCCAGCTCCTGCCTTCCTAAATCCAGGACGGACCCTCCAGTTTCTCTCAGCTAG